The Raphanus sativus cultivar WK10039 chromosome 6, ASM80110v3, whole genome shotgun sequence sequence AATCTGGACAAAGTTACTTAAATAAGTTgcatcttttctttttcaaaaaaaaaaaagttgcatCTTTTGACCGCGGAATTCATCAGTTCTGAAATGATATTGCACATATCTACATTTTTTTGGATTGATAACTGACTAAATATTGATGGACTTATTGATGTGGGACTAGGTTGTTGGGTGTAAAACGAACAGCTACTGTCCCTGAAGCGGGATTCAGGTTCAGACACATCTAGGTGTTTCCATCGATGTTGAAGTTCCCATTCGCTAAGTTTTGTATAAGCCAAAGTGTTCCAAGCTCTTCATACCAAGCAGAATGCTCTGCACTCACGTGTAGGCCGAGTATCAAAGCCCATAATAAAATCGTCAAGCCCAATTCTTCAAACACCACTGGCCGTCAAAGAACATAAAATCTCTTTCAGTCAAAGGAAGTAAAAAAGAAGACGAACGCCACTGCCGTGAAGACTGAAGATGCAAAGATGAGATGGACATTCTAATTCAGACACAAGTACAATAACGAATGGAACAGAGTCTAGTCTGCAACatctctaactggtgaccattaAATTAAGAATATGAATGAGTAGCAAAGGAATGAATAGGAATAAAATCAATAGAATTAAAaggaatatttattacttttgttccATATCAATTTTGATAAGGAATACTTTTGTTCTATGGTTCCTTAAAATTTAAGGAATGACAAGGAATCAGATAGAACAAAAATTCCCTATAAATGGTGTAATTTTTAAGGAATGAGTGGGAATGGATCATTCCTCTTGGTTCCCTatgtcaccagttagagcctgCGGATGAACAAGTCGAAGTGAAGATCGAGAGTTGACGAATGGATAGATAATCAAGTTAGAGTTAATACGAAGACTTTTTAGAGAacaatcatgaagatattcaCATTGGAATAGGGAAGTTCATAGTTGGTGTTTTAGGGAACATATCATATTTGGGGATTTAATAAATATTGGGTAGATGGTTAGGTTAGCCGACTTGGCTATAGTGTATGTAGTCACAGACGACCTATGTATTAAGGTTGTTAttgaaattgtatttttagtaTAAGAGTAGGTTTCATAAGTTTGTAAGCGAGTGAAATTACTAAGGGATAAGGAAAAAGATTCTAGATGTCTTGTATTCGACCTTAGGATATGTGAGGTTAGAGAAACAAGTTAAGAGAGTCTTGATCTTGTTGAAATTCTGTTCAAAGAGAGAtttgtaaatttgttttaaaaaaatactagtAAATAAATACACGTATCTTTGTAGAGATATGTTTTGGgtgtattttgtgtgtttacaTTTGTGATATAGTTTTTGCATTTACAAAAACTGTAAGAAGATGCCAATGTACACCAACTTTACCTTAAACAGATTTGGTTGCTTAAATCCTTGTACAATCATGTATAAAAGGACATGATACTCTTTCAAACGTTTTCTTAAGTTGTAAGAAATAACAAGTTaaacctttcttcttcttcttcaagttggTTCCATTCACATGGTATTAAAGCCATGGAGGAATCGAATCCTCAGATACGTTCTCTGATCCTTCATTGAGCATTTCACAGTGTGTAAGTCTCAGTCTGAAACCGTGGTGATTTGGTTTTCAGTTGATAAATTTGCTGTTCTTGTGACCAGTAAGCATGTGCCCTCCGAAAACggtccagaagaacatgtgccATTAGCTCTCCTCTGCGCTGCTATGGAGATATCCTGGCCGTGTGAACCAGTGTGTGAACCAGTGTCTTCGacttatattttacataaacaGAGACTCAATACCGACCACaatgatatttaatattttcaaactgTAAGATCAAGGTTAGCAGTAAATACTAACCACTGTCAGTTGCTTCTTAGAGGACGAGGAGATGATGTTGCTACATAAGAAAGTACAGAAGCCTCCTGTTGATCTGCGAGTATGGGGACAACCTGCCCAGTCACTGTCACTGTAGGCTCTCAACGTGAAGTCAGTGTCTTGACTCAGATTTACTCCATATTCATCGGTTCATTTGACATATCTCAGAATACGCTTCAGTAGGTTGTAATCAGACACAGACGGTTCGTGCAGTGATGAGCATGAGCATGTCATTGACATATAGAAGCAGCATGATCACATCTTTTTCCTTTCGAGTATATAAACAGAGAAGGATCTTTTACACTGCATTTGAAACCGAACTCCAAGAGAGAGGAGCTAAACTTTTCAAACTACGCTGGTGGCGATGATTTAAGCCCGTAGATAGATTTGTGTAGCAGACAGACGTGATCAGGTTTTGACTTGTCAACAAAGCCAGACCTTGTTTCATAAACATTGTCTCAGTCAAATCTCACTGGAGGAAAGCATTGTCAACATCCATCGGTTTAATGTCCCATTTTATCACCGTAGCAGTATGAAGTATCAGCCTTACTGCCGCTGCCCTTAGAACAGGACTGTAAGTTTCCCAGTAGTCAACACCTTCCTCTTGACTACAACCTTGTGCCACCAGTCGAGAAAGCAGTTTCTTAACATTTCCATCTGATCCCAACTTAATCATGTGAAACCACTTGTTTCCAAGCACATGATCTCAGGAGAGAGTAGGGAACAAGGGACCAAGTTCTTGTAACCATGCAGTTTTCATACTCCTCATGCATTGCGTTATTCCATCCAGATGACTTAGTGCTTCTCGAACAGTTTTAGGTTCAGGCAGTACCAGATTCTCTGTGTGAAGTGTGTATCTCGGATTGGGTTTAGTTATTCCTGACTTGGACCTGGTATCTTATGTTTCGGTTGCTCTGGTGGAGCTGCTTGCTTACTCTGAACACTTTTTTAATAGAATTGTCTTCATCTTAACAAAATATCCGGTTTCAAAACTTCTCAATtgtaaatacaaatattattaattagcATCAGAATATATATCAACACTACTAAAACAACAATCCATTTTTTGAGTTTCCCTTGATTTTCTTTAGATATTACAGGTGTGCCATTCCTATATTtatgattaataatttaaattatttttaatctacTCATTAAGCtttatatattgttatatatatatatccaaaattgaTTTTATCATTACTTTTTATTCAAAACATGAGTGTGGAAGATTTAACACATATATTTACATTGAAATGTTGGTAGGCACACATATGTAAAGAAAAACGTAAGATTTGACACATATGCAAGATTTGATTTTATatcatttgaaatatataaaccCCAAAACATTAGAAATATATTccattaaaataataaagttaaatgtaaatcaattttattgaatttttttgtcagcaacttGAACTAACTATATAGACTTCAATTGGTAATCATCGTTCGCAAAATCAcggaaaaaataattaagctacagaaaattttaaatttgcatAATGatgaaataaatgtttaattgatcaaaaaatttatatggtATTCaccttttataagaaaaataaatatcaataataaaactaattattacataatatgaaaattataactaatatttattaaaattacttTAGCTCTTATCATAAATATTCAGTTTAtcttttaatatgatatttaataatagattgatatttcataatattataaaacaaattataatataagtttatttttaacataactatttatcataaaaattattgctatttatttaaaattttaaatggtattaacatataatttactAATATGAAAGTGttgaatttctatttttttctaccAAAATCTATATCTGGGATTTGTAAAAACTAAGCTAGATAAAACCCAACTGTACAACCTAAGGaagagataaaaagaaaatcaaaacaaagaGGCCGACCAATATCGTGGCTGTGAAAGCCCACCAGCATCGATCCAAGAACGAGATGATGATCAAAGATGAAACCCAGATGATAGTACATTTTGTTACTCATCTATTTTTGTTCCTCATCTTTTTCATTCAAAAACTATTTagcttttaaatattttgagttCCTATACTTTTTCATTTCATTATGTTAATGgattccttctttttcttcatttagttataaaaaatacTTCACTTATATTATTTGACtaacttatttttcttataaattttatttttattgaaatacAAAAGacatattttagtatattaataaataattattaattaattttatgctCCCATTCCAAATATTTTGTAGATCCGAAGATGATATAACAAGATAATATGAACAATGGCAAAAGTAAAAgctattaataaaatatttaggtgatgattgttttactagtttttaatttttgtttttggtttttggtttttagattttagtttttggtttttgaagttttaattttattttaattctaattttcagattttggtttttggttcttagatttaaattttagtttttggttttgctgtacttttgtttttcaaaaaattagttaatgcattactttaaaatagtgcaaaaataaataaaatatttagaatttacctttaaatttatcaaaatattgtgattattattttaaaataaaatacagtaacatgtttttaattattatattttataataaaactgatattatgttaaaatataaatcataatatatatatatatatatataaaacaaaaagaaaatatttaaaattttgaatttacttagaaatttttataatataaattacttACAGTTAAttactttcaaaaataaaattttgacaaataatatattattaaaaatataaacaaaaaattatttatgaacaatataaaatatttatataataagaataCATATAGTCAATGTTGAtacattatattaatattatcaaaaagctacaataaaatatatataagaagctaCATGCTCCTCTAAAATATAGTcatataatatctataaattatacaaacataaaaataccTTAACTTTTAATAGTTGAATTAGAttgtattaataaaaatattttaataatttagttattttaatgtGTCTAATAGTTATTCAAATtgttcaataattttatttatattaattattaactaattgtttacaattaattaatattacttataaaatatattaatttattttacagatatgaaacacaaataaattatttcacATTATTGTTTAAATGATATCTAATGTACAAATACTTGTATGCGAAATTTATATTTAcgaaatttattattagttaattaaaatatagtagtTTCAAGAACAACAAAAATCGTTTTTTTTCAATCAAAGCTCACaatatttggtttttgtttttttttccatcaatTGGTTAAACTTTTCAAAAACTAGTTCCCCTAAATTTTAGGAAATCTATTTATTAAATCTTGATTGGCAAATCAAATggattttacaaaaataaaaactaaaacttgaCGGAAAatggttttgaaaaaaaaaaaaacaagaactaaagcaaaaccaaaaacaatcaTGCTAGTATATTTACAGGgacttttataaaaatcatgGCTTCCCCACTGATCACAAATATACAAAGAACCACCACGACTTCTTTTTGCTGCTTCCATTAATACCATTGAGCTCATCGAATACCGGACCTACCGGCTCTTACCGGTTATAGCCAGCGAACCACACATCCTGTGACTAGGGGTGGGCACGGagcggatatccggatttttaaggatatccgtgatccgatccgtTCCCTacgaatattcgatttttcgaTTCGATCCGATCCGTAACTCTTCGGATATCCGGTGCACCGGATATCCGCGAATATTCGAATTTTTGCCGgttatccgattcgatccgtaaaaaaataataaaaaattaaaaaaataaataaaaataaaaaaagaagaaaatataataaaataataatatttcatcataatttttcaaaaaaactatatactttcaaaaaatttaatagctaaataattaatttagtgaataaaatcattataaaacttatatagagatataaaagtatatatattatataattttataaacatgtatacatatatatttatataacggatcggatcggatatctgtttttaaaaatattagtatttgtgatttgcttcgtctttgacggatattgaattttagtatttgcttcgatttgttaagttacggatattcggatttttcggatcgaatcgaaacgaataacgaatcgaatcaaaatttacggatattttgcccacccctacctGTGACCACATCAACacttcactctctctctccatcaACTTCCTACTCTTTACCACTCTCATTACCTATCTCAACAAAATAATGGCGACCGTGAATTTCATTTCCCATCTCGCCTCTCCTGCTTCCGTCTATTTACTATTCCTCCTCCTCTCCACCACCGCCGCCGCCATCAACGTCACCACCGTCCTATCCTCTTTCCCCAAtctctcttccttctccaaCCTCCTCGTCTCCTCCGGCATCGCCTCCGAACTCTCCGGCAGAAACTCACTCACCCTCCTCGCCGTTCCCAATTCCCACTTCTCCTCCGCCTCCGTCGACTTCACGCGCCGCCTATCCCCTCCCAAACTCGCAGATCTCCTCCGCTTCAACGTCCTGCTCCAGTTCCTCTCCGATTCCGATCTCCGCCGCATCTCACCCTCCGGATCCGCAGTCACAACCCTCTACGAAGCCTCCGGCCACGTCTACGCCGGATCCGGATCCGTTAACGTCACGCGCGACCCGGCTTCCGGCTCCGTCACCATCGGATCCCCAGGCTCGTCCAAGTCAGTCAATGTCCTGAAGCTCCTCGAAACCAAACCTCCCAACATAACCGTCCTCTCGGTCGACTCCTTCCTCGTCCCCGCCGGAATCGATCTCACCGCCTCCGAGACTCTCATTCCGCCGGCGTCGGGAACGTCTCCTCCTCCGGCGAGAATCAACTTGACGCAGATCCTGATCAACGGTCACAACTTCAACGTCGCTCTCTCCCTCCTCGTCGCCTCCGGAGTCATAACCGAGCTAGAGGACGTCGTTCACGGCGCCGGGATCACCGTCTTCGTCCCCACCGACTCCGCTTTCTCCGATCTCCCCGAGAACGAGAACCTCCAGTCGTTGCCGGCGGATAAGAAAGCCATCGTCCTCAAATTCCACGTCCTCAACTCGTACTACACACTCGGTTCGCTCGAATCCATAACCAATCCGGTTAACCCGACATTAGCTACTGAGAAAATGGGAGCCGGTTCATACACTCTCAACATCTCCCGGGTCAATGGATCGATCGTAACCATCAATTCGGGTTTGGTTTTAGCTGCTGTGACTCAGACGGCTTTTGATCAGAACCCGGTTTCCGTCTTTGGAGTATCCAAAGTGCTTTTGCCGAAGGAGCTGTTTCCAAAACCGGGGCAAGCCGTGAGTACTCCCGCCACGACAACTCCTCCGCGAGAAGTTTCTTTGTCTCCGGAGGGTTCCAATGATCAGCAGTCGAGATTAGTAGCGCCTCCGGGTGAGGTAGTTTCCTCGAGTACGGTAATAAGGACTCCTGTTTTCTCGTACTTGTGTTGGTGTATAGCATTTTGTTGTGCTTTTCTGGTATGATTTTTTCGTATTTATTCCATTATGTTTTGCCATATATTAAAGTTTTTCCATTTATTTACGGTCATAATGTTATTTTAGTAACTCTAGCGAAAAAAGCAACTCGCTGATATATAAAATGAGTCATTTTCACTTTGATGTCGTCTTTTTACCTGTAATTAATTCAATCGATCTGGTAAATTGTAAGCAAATGATATTTAAATACTCATTCTGTTTCAGACTAATACTGTACATTCTAAAGTTTtcacaattattaaaaaaacacataaaattttgacaataaatttatttattttttgtatttagctcttttctataatttttaatcaatcaaaattcagtaaataaaattaatgtcTTTGAAGTTTATAATTTGTCATTGtaacatatattgaaaatgtaaattCTTGATTTTCtagaaacaaattttttttttcaaaacatggATCATTTTGAAATGGAAAAAGTTGACTTTTTGACCaatatatttaaacattaaaaaaattttgTACTCCTTACTTCTTTTCAATGATATCAAAATCtgtagttaacaaaaaaaaaaacaatttaggACTCTTGGTGCGTTTTACTTCACCATGTAACCAAGTCATCACGTATCTTATTACTTTGTCTGATATTCATTCTCTCTGTTTACTGTTTTCCCCAAACAATTGCGATAATGCAATCACGGATAATAATTCCATTTCTGCCAGGTGTGAATACGTGGATATATAACAAAACGCTATAGATATTTGGGAAGTGATGAGTTTCAATAGAAAGTACTCAGCAGAATATATTCAGTGCTTGACAGTTGTGTAGGTCCTACTAACTTGTGCACCGACGGTGTCCAAATCTACCATCTCTCAGATCAGTTTCACGCTAGATTTTCAGGGCGTCCAGAGCCGTCGGATCTTCAGATCTAATTTCCGTCCGCGCGCATGGGGGTGTACGGTCAGATCTACTGCTTCCGTATTCACTCACTGGGTGAAGAGAAGATGTCATACTCTGTGGTCGCTCACACACTAGTACCGTACTAACCGCTCTATAGTttctataaaaacaatttatttattttctttactaacTCCTTTTAGGCTACTAATGAGTCTCAAATCGAAtctccaaacaaaaaaaaatatcctaaCTGCACAATTCGTTTTCAACTAAGATATACAGGGTCTGACCGGTCACCGGTGTAACAGCCATACGGATGCGGTTACAGGTATTTATGAATACGAATATGGataattatgattttaaatcCTTTTcggagatttgtacgactgatatatagttaaaaattgGTATGTTACATGATTCTTATGACTGATTAACTAACAAATGCATTATCTATTAAATGCTTCCTCCATTTCATATTAGTTATCTTTCTAGgtatatacacacatattaaGAGAACATCTAATTttacacattttcaaaataaaaacactattaccaatataCCTAACCATAtttaaacaaatagaaaaatagaatagagaatgctatcaataaattttacattaaaaatcgaaaatgacacttattttgaaacaaaaataaagtgaTTTAGCTTATGTGTTGATACGTTTGAGTATGAAAccaatatatactattattgaTAAAGTGATTTAGCTTATGGATCAATTTCTCCATAGTTGTaggtttttttcttatttgtcaatattttaataatttcaattagtaatttttatttatttattctgttttaaattacttatatgttgtatttttaaacttatctattatatttttaatattttcagttGGTGATTTGGCTTATGTGTCAACTTCTCAATAGTTTTAGTGtcttttgcttatttgtcaatattttcaataatttgagtagttttatttatttactctattttaaaaattttacgtTGTATTTCTAAACTTATctgataaactttttaaatattttatttggttattatatatcattaattaatataaacatGTGATAAgcatatatctatactattaacgCAGGATCAtattggattttttactaaaaatactcttttctttaataacattgcatatttcattgaGGGCAATCAaagaatattaataacacatctatattgggtcgctttttttaaatccagcccattgcccacatcatctcttttgggccatttggaccgattaacaaatcagattcaatttttattttttttcggaTCGAGTTCGAGTCagatctttccgggtccgggtgggttcggttctcatgcataagaacctgaaaaataaccaaataaccaaaatatctaaaacgggttaggttatttatactcagagtaaccaaagtatccgattcagttcaaatttttgtatccaaattactcaaaagtaaccaaaagtaaccaaaaatatccattctatacagttttttttgggtaaacttttatccaaactatcatattttatccaaaaatactcaaaagtattaaaaatgactactatagttaacttatgatattaatttatatattaaaataattataaatataattataacatatatttttagatatatattcacatttcgggtatcttcgggtactcatttggttttcggttcggatcggttcttcggatatagcaatttagaattcattcagatatttactccgggtctgatcgggtttgggaccctgatttttgggtcggttttgggttggttcttcgggtccggatattgtgatcaggcctatactcatttaaaatgaaacacgataaagaaagataaaaagcttaagtcttttataaaaaaaaacaaatatatgaaaatatgacatttattaaatatttgtcaatttaaaaaaagataaaagaaaataaacccgcgctttaaaagcgcggatcaaaatctagtacataTCTTAAATCAAAAGCTATACACAAACTTAAAACTTCTCAGCAAAATAATAGCTCCTAAACAATGTATATTCTccattattttagaataaatcattagtttaacaaatattattatctaattcttttaaaaaatatgtatacatacatatatatatatatattaaaaataat is a genomic window containing:
- the LOC108805315 gene encoding fasciclin-like arabinogalactan protein 4 translates to MATVNFISHLASPASVYLLFLLLSTTAAAINVTTVLSSFPNLSSFSNLLVSSGIASELSGRNSLTLLAVPNSHFSSASVDFTRRLSPPKLADLLRFNVLLQFLSDSDLRRISPSGSAVTTLYEASGHVYAGSGSVNVTRDPASGSVTIGSPGSSKSVNVLKLLETKPPNITVLSVDSFLVPAGIDLTASETLIPPASGTSPPPARINLTQILINGHNFNVALSLLVASGVITELEDVVHGAGITVFVPTDSAFSDLPENENLQSLPADKKAIVLKFHVLNSYYTLGSLESITNPVNPTLATEKMGAGSYTLNISRVNGSIVTINSGLVLAAVTQTAFDQNPVSVFGVSKVLLPKELFPKPGQAVSTPATTTPPREVSLSPEGSNDQQSRLVAPPGEVVSSSTVIRTPVFSYLCWCIAFCCAFLV